A genomic region of Choristoneura fumiferana chromosome 17, NRCan_CFum_1, whole genome shotgun sequence contains the following coding sequences:
- the LOC141436737 gene encoding uncharacterized protein, which yields MEGIKPPSGLVLSGDGGNWPKFKQQFKVYLEAAGLSNAKDARKIAIFLNVAGEEAVDVYNSHMKEDEVLTLENLISNFDAYVEPRKNIITNSFKFFNLKQEEGEQVDKFITRLKVQAKQCDFGDQENRLVRDMIVIGVRDKGVQERLLREANIELNQVISQCRAAEAGKSRALEMSTQIKQEIDVIKKVDKVQGRGLKMIDCTYCGKTHPARNCPAYGRMCALCNNYNHFAVMCRSKSVKRPERSAPKKKDCGKKIHVVQKQESDSDSSEEFVVDSVSRSSVY from the exons ATGGAGGGAATTAAACCGCCAAGTGGTTTGGTCTTGTCAGGCGATGGAGGCAACTGGCCCAAGTTCAAACAACAATTCAAGGTGTATTTGGAAGCAGCAGGACTATCAAACGCTAAAGATGCAAGAAAAATAGCTATTTTTTTGAATGTAGCTGGAGAAGAAGCAGTCGATGTCTATAATAGTCACATGAAAGAAGACGAGGTTTTGACCTTGGAAAATCTCATATCAAACTTTGACGCCTATGTGGAGCccagaaaaaatattatcaccaacagctttaagttttttaatttaaaacaggaAGAGGGTGAACAAGTTGACAAATTCATCACCAGATTGAAAGTTCAAGCAAAACAGTGTGACTTTGGGGACCAGGAGAACAGACTTGTAAGAGACATGATAGTAATAGGAGTAAGGGATAAGGGAGTGCAGGAAAGATTATTGCGGGAGGCGAATATAGAATTGAACCAGGTCATCAGCCAGTGCCGAGCTGCAGAGGCAGGAAAGTCAAGGGCCTTAGAAATGTCAACTCAAATAAAACAGGAAATAGATGTAATCAAGAAAGTAGACAAGGTGCAAGGAAGAGGATTGAAGATGATAGACTGCACATATTGTGGAAAAACGCACCCAGCTAGAAATTGTCCTGCTTATGGGAGAATGTGTGCGTTATGTAACAATTACAACCATTTTGCGGTTATGTGTCGTAGTAAGTCTGTGAAGAGACCAGAACGTAGCGCTCCAAAGAAAAAAGACTGCGGAAAGAAGATCCATGTAGTACAAAAGCAAGAGAGTGATAGTGATAGCTCAGAAGAATTTGTAGTGGATTCA GTAAGCAGGTCTTCAGTGTACTAG